The sequence CAGCTCTCTGCATTAGCTGCTGAGTCCCTCACCGTACCAAACTTGTGTTTTGCTGAAGGCTCATTGCTGCCCCGAGTGTTTGCATGTATCCAGTCTTCCACATTTTTATCCATAGGCAGCCCCAGAAAGTCATAGATCTCCTTTGTCTTAAGAAGAGGATTTTTTGCTAAATCCTCATATCGAACCAACATGTATTTCCCTTTCAGCCAGTAAGGATGGGTGAGACCAGTTGAAACAGAGCTGAGAAAGTCTTGACAGACAACCGTGAGCTGACTCAAGTCAAGATTATAGGGCCTTCTCCCTGTGGCCCGCCAAATACGCCACAGACGATATGTATCCCTAAATGTCTCAATCCGTGATGACAGGATACCGCGTGGGTCTCTGACGAGCTGAATCACTTTGATATTCAGACGTGGATCTTCAACCAAAGCACGCAGATCTCCAATCTCCGGCACTCGAACAATTTTGATTGCGACATGCCGCTTCTCGCGGCAGGCCTCTGTGGCTAAGGTCATATTGAGGGTTGCACATTTCTTAACACAGTCCCCTTCCtccacattaacatcagcaggCCCAAAGGCATCACATACAGGTTGCTGGCACAATGCGCGGCTGGCACCACGACGGAACAGTTTGTCTGTGGTGTGGTTCGTAGGTGTTGGCTTGATATAGCTCTCTAAGAAATACAGGTCACAACCGTACAGGCTACGCAGAAGGTCTCGACTGGCCCCCAACATCACACGGCGATCGGCAGCATTGCGGCTATGTGATAGACGTGGAATCAGCGTGGTCTGAACGTGATAAAGAGGTTCAAACAGATAGAAAACCTCTTGGTGCTGGTTGAGCAGCTGGCCAACGAAGGAGGATCCGCTACGCGTGGTGGCCAGGACCAATATGTGCGTTTTTCGTGTGGCATTGATGGAAAAGTAAGGGTAGTCATCACAGCCTCCACCACCTGCTGTCCCCCGCTCAAAGGGAGGTTCGGTCTCCTGGCCCCCCAGGCCACAGTTTTGGGGGCTGGGCAACGGGCACAGCTGAAAAGGCTTGGAGGTGAGTGTTCGGATGGCCGTGTACTGGATGGCAATGGAGGCCAAGGCCAGCAGAATCACTGCCTTCCAGGAACATTGCATGGCTGAACCACTTCATTTAGACACAGCGGTCCATGCCAGGTCCTCCCTGTGAACAAAGAATCTTTTTATTCTAGAAAGGATTTTCTGTATGGCATTGTAAATGTGCAAAAGCCCTCTGATGTTCGTCTGTCTCCTTTTTAATCAAACACAATACTACATGGCAGATCACTTAAACATACAGATTTACAGCGTGCTGTCTATAGATGTATAAGATGGTAATGTAATGAAGTATATTACAATGAAATCTAATTTGAATATCACTATTAACAGCAGTACAACCTGCACTCCAGTTGATTTCGCTATTAAATCTTATGATTATGGCTCAGACAGAATTTCTTTTAGGGCTGTTGTTTAGAGCTTCAACATGAATTATCAAATATAATCCaaccctttttctttttgcatatgTAGCATAATTAAGGAAACTGTAACCTTTTGGTCCTAGAACCACAAAGAAAATACTGCTTGTGATGTGCTTATTTGACCCAACGATGACTCATTCCTAATCCTTCCGTTTGCCTCCTCTTTCTTGCTGCAGTTtaatttttgaaaatgaaaaagttttttttaaaaggtctgAACTCATTATTTTCATTCCAGTTCTATCTGTtcccaaaacacacaaagcagtCTGAAAGCCCAGACTACAGTATTTATATATGATGATCTTCTCTTTGTTTAaatagcattaaaaaaacagcttgTTCGAGTTGTGTATTTGTTGTTATTGGTTTATAAAAGTTATAGTCTTATAATAAGGCACACAACTCACTTCACCAAGTACTGCAGCACTTCCCATGCATCCTCCCTAATCTCTGTGTCTGTTCTATCATATCTGCATCTAATTCCCGGACCTTGTTTGGTCTGATTGGAGAATCTAAGCATTGCCCTTGttggaaaagacaaaacagtctTATATAGCCAGCACAGACATAACAATACTTTCAAGATTTACTGCCAATGTCATGTCAAGGGGAACTGGTGATAGAACTGAAAGTAATACTGAATGTATTAATAAGAATCTGTCACATTAAGGTTTTACCTTTTAAGATACATTGTGATGGACTTGTACATTGGCATGGGGAActtaaacagaaataaagactAACCATCACCACTTCAGAAGCCATGCATGCATGAGAGTCTTGCCTCAGAAGCAGGATGTGGAGGAAAGACATTAAAATAGCAAGTCGAATTAaaatcaccccccccccccccccccattaaatgaaaaataagacGTATGTTATTCCAATGCACTGACACACTAGAGCTCTCTGCTTGTGTGCAGGGGCTGGAAATAATGACAGCTTACTGTTATACTCTTAACTGTAAAAAACTGCTTTCTCTGACCACCGATTTCAACATGACACGACTCATGCTTGCAGAGAGCACCGGCGCTTTCTTTTCatagacattttaaatttaaaaaaagggccCAGTACA comes from Astatotilapia calliptera chromosome 1, fAstCal1.2, whole genome shotgun sequence and encodes:
- the chst1 gene encoding carbohydrate sulfotransferase 1; protein product: MQCSWKAVILLALASIAIQYTAIRTLTSKPFQLCPLPSPQNCGLGGQETEPPFERGTAGGGGCDDYPYFSINATRKTHILVLATTRSGSSFVGQLLNQHQEVFYLFEPLYHVQTTLIPRLSHSRNAADRRVMLGASRDLLRSLYGCDLYFLESYIKPTPTNHTTDKLFRRGASRALCQQPVCDAFGPADVNVEEGDCVKKCATLNMTLATEACREKRHVAIKIVRVPEIGDLRALVEDPRLNIKVIQLVRDPRGILSSRIETFRDTYRLWRIWRATGRRPYNLDLSQLTVVCQDFLSSVSTGLTHPYWLKGKYMLVRYEDLAKNPLLKTKEIYDFLGLPMDKNVEDWIHANTRGSNEPSAKHKFGTVRDSAANAESWRLKLSFDMVEYTQTVCQKVLHQLGYKAVKSVEELKNMSLSLVQDKTFVPFL